The Candidatus Omnitrophota bacterium genome segment GCGCTTTCTGGGCCGTCCGGGCGCAGTTGAGATCCGCCCAGATTTTTGAAAAAACGGGCGCGTTTGGCGAGGCGGGAAAATTATATGAGAAGTTGGCTGATATGGATGTAGAGGAATCTTCGTTCGCGAAGGAACGGTTACAGAAGTTAAGGAAAGCCAAATAGAATAACCGCGTAAGGTTATCTGTGGGTCAATGCATGGTTAACCTGAGCGGTTAGCCGAATAGGAGGGTGTATGTGGGATCTGATCAATAAGGGCGGACCGATGATGTACCTGATAATATTAGCGTCGATCCTGGCGTTAGGTGTCGTCATAGACCGGATATATAATTTGCGCAAGGCAAAGATAGACGCGGATAAGTTTATGGATGGCGTTACCGCCGTTTTAAAAAGGAATAAAGTTATCGAGGCGATAGAGATGTGCAATAAGACTCCCGGGCCGATAGCGCATATAATAAAGGCGGGCATACTGAAACACGACAGATCGAAGCCGGAGATAAAGGAGGCGGTCGAAGAGGCGGCAGGGCTCGAGATACCGCGCCTTGAGAAGCACCTGCCGATACTTGCTACCATCGCGCACATAGCTCCGCTCCTCGGGCTTTTGGGTACCGTAACGGGCATGATAAAATCGTTCCAGGTAATACAGGCGAAGGCGCTTGTCCTGGCTCCGGTAAATCCCGGCGATCTGGCCGGCGGCATATGGGAAGCGCTCCTTGCGACGGTGGCGGGGCTTGCGGTCGCTATTCCGACTTACGTCGCTTATAATTACCTGACGAGCCAGGTTGATACGTTAGTATATGACATGGAGAGAAGCGCCACTGACCTGGTGAACCTGCTTTCGTCCCGGAGGGATACGTATGAAGTTTAAGAGGCGCCCGAAGCCGGAACATGGGCTGATAGAGATGACGCCGCTTATCAACGTCTTCTTCCTGCTTTTTATATTTTTCGCGTTCACATCCAGTTTCATATTTCAACCGGGGATAAAGGTAAATCTTCCTAAGGCCGTAACGAGTGAAGTCGTCCAGCAGGACAGCGCGGTTATAGTTGTTACCGGCGACGACAAGATATATCTGAATGACCGGGAGATATCACACGACGAGCTTTTGTCCAATCTACGGCTGATGGCAAAAGAAAATAGGCCGCTCCTGATAAAGGCCGACAACCATGCCTCACTCGGCAGGATAGTGGAGGTCTGGGATATGTGCAGGCGCGAGGGCGTGTCGCAGGCGAACATCGCCACTAACAGGTAGGATCTTTGATGGCAGGCGTAAAATTTATAACGAAAGTTTTTAAGGACGAAACCCGCAGAATATTCGTGATGGCCATAATGGCATCGCTTTTGTTTCACGTATTCTGGTTATGTGCCGTAAGGATTGTGTCTAAGCCGGACGATGACGGCAGGCTGAAATTTTCCAAAGTGTCATTTTTAGGCCCGCTTTTAAACACGAGCTCCATGGAACTGCAGTCACGGCCTAAAGAACGCTCGTTCCTCGAGAAGAGATATTTTGATGCCGCCAAACGCATCCCAATAGTTTTTATTCCGAACGCGGATATATACGCCGATAGGTACGAACCGGCCAACGATGCCTATCACTTGCGGGACGAAAGGATAACGGCGGCTATAGATGAGGCGCTTATAGGGGAAAAGTTGGGGTTGTCTTCAGACGAATAATAGTTCTGTCGCGCCCTTGACTATTAATATAATTATGATAAAATTGGACATAGGTACTTTAGTATTCTTTTATACGCTATTTTCAGCTGTACTTATCCTGTTATTTTGGGTATTTGCAGGGTACAAGAATTCGGCAGTGCGAAAAGCGCGGGATACGGATTACATGTGGCGATGCTCGGTATGCTCGCATTCATACGTAGATTCGAAACATGATGAGATGTCCGTTTGCCCTTTATGCGGCAGTTATAATAAAAAGGATGCGATTGAAAAGGAGGCAGGTAAATGATTACGGAGATAGGCATTACCGCCGGAGATATATGGCATTATCTTGATGAAAACGGGAAGAGCTCGTTGTCCCAGATCGTAAAAGGCATAGATACCGAAAAAGAAAGACTCCTGATGAGCATAGGATGGCTTGCCAGAGAAGGGCATGTCATAGTTGAAAAGGCCGGTCAGGATTATCAGATATATTTGAGAAGATAGCCCCGTCCGGAGCGAAAACCGGGGGCGGGACGATTTACCTGACTCAAACAATAGTAAATCGGAGGTAACTATGGAAGAGAAGAAGAGCGCGCGTGACGATGAACAGGTTCCCATAGTTGCTCCTTTAAAGGTGTTGGGCCAGAAGACGATAAACAAACGGTTCGGATGGTGGTCCGCGGTCGTCCTTCTGGAGAGTTACGGCAGGAAACAGGTGTGTTTCTACCTGTGGCAGAAGAAGGAAGACGGCGGTTGGAAGCGCAAGCAGAAGTTTGCGGTGCATAATCAGGAAGACTGGGAGCTGATCCAGAACGCCGTGGTTGGAATGATCGGCGAATTGACCTGATGAAGTTTCAACGCAATCCGCCTTTTCTCGATCTCTTACCCCCGCCTTATGGCAAATCGTAAAACTATTATGAGCCGAGATTTTTGCATAATCCTGGCGCAATGCGCCTCACAAAAAGAAGCGGATGCCATCCGGTCTGCGTTGTTAAAGGGCCGGTTAGCGGCGTGCGTTAATATATTGAAAGGTGTTGATTCGAGATTTTGGTGGAATGGCAAGGTCGACAGGGCGAAGGAAGTCCTTCTGATGGCCAAGTCTCGTAGGACAAATTTTAACCGGATAGCCAAAGAAATAAAACGCCTGCATAGTTATGATGTTCCCGAGATAATTGCTATCCCGATAATAGCGGGAAGCGGGGATTATTTGGGATGGATCAGGAAGAATACGAAGGCGTGAGGCGAAAATTTCGGAGGTTGATTGATGTTCCGAAAGCACTCTATTTAATCTTACTTAAATCAGAGATTTAAGTAAGATTGTTGTTTCGATTTCGATGCGAAAATTTCAAGAGAAATTTTCAGGGGGCAGTAGCTCAGCTGGGAGAGCACCACGTTCGCAACGTGGGGGTCGTGGGTTCGAATCCCATCTGCTCCACCATACTCTGAAAACTTTTCGAAGAAAGTTTTCAGGTCCTGGCGTTTCAGATACTTCGATTTTGCTATGCAAAATCGAAGGACTCAGTAAACTTTTCGAAGAAGATTTTCAGGTCCTGGCGTTTAAGATATACCGATTTTTCTCTGAAAAATCGGTATACTCAAAACTTCTTGAAAGGAAATTTTAAGGGCCTGGGGTTTGATAAGTTTCGATTTTTTCTCTGAAAAAATCGAAGTACTCTGAAAATCTGTCGAAGAAGATTTTCAGGTCCTGGCGTTTAAGATACTTCGATTTTCCTCCGGAAAATCGAAGGACTCAGTAAACTTTTCGAAGAAGATTTTCAGGTCCTGGAGTCTAAGGACTCAAAAAAACTATGAAATTGTTTTTTGTATTAGCGCTTTTGTTCCTCACTTCAACCGTTTTTGCCGAAGATATGAAAAAATCCGACCTTGCAGGCACATGGTACCCGGCGGATAAGGCAGAACTGGCCGACTTGCTCGGCTCATACCTTGATTCCGCGAAACCGATAAAGATAGAGGGCCAGGTACTGGCCATTATTTCTCCTCATGCCGGTTATCAATTTTCCGGCCCTGTGGCGGCTTACGGTTTTAAGGTCGTGAATGCCGGTAGTATTAAAACGGTTATCGTTATAGGGTTCAGCCATCGAAGGCGTTTCGACGGGATATCGGTTTACGCTAAAGGCGGATGGAGCACGCCGCTCGGCGACATAGCTATCGACGAGAAACTTGCCGCGCAGATAGTTTCGAAAAATAAACGTTTGCGTTTTGAGCCGGGGCTTTTCGATGAAGAGAACTCCGTCGAGATGCAGATGCCGTTTATAGAACTTGCCTTTAAAGGTGCGCGGGTAGTGCCGGTAGCTTTCGGTACGCAGGATTACGGCGACGCTGAGATATTGGCCGACGCGCTTGCCACCGTCCTCAAGGATAGGAACGATGTGCTCATAGTCGCCTCCACGGACCTTTCGCATTTCCATCCTTACCAGGACGCAAATGCCATCGATAAAAATCTTATAAAGATATTGGAAGAGATGAAGGCGAGAAAACTTTACGATGCGGCCATCATGGGAGAATGCGAACTTTGCGGTATGATGCCTGTTACGGCGACACTTCTTACGGCGGAAAAACTCGGCGTCGGCGATATCGAGGTATTGAAATACGCCAATTCCGGGGATACCTTTGGCGATAAGAAGCAGGTTGTCGGATATTTAAGCGCGGCAATCTATAAAAAAGGAACGCGGGATACGGATAACGGGCAGAGGCAGGCCGGGAAGACTATGTTGAACGACGCCCAGCGCAAGCGGCTATTACAGATAGCGCGAGAGTCGATAATCGGCTATGTGAAGAACGGCAAGCGGATGGAGTTTGCGGAGGATGACCCGGTTCTTAATAAAGAGATGGGCGCGTTCGTTACATTGCATGAAGGCGGCCAGTTGCGCGGGTGCATCGGTAATATGTCAGGCCAGGGGGCTTTGTATAAAACGGTGGCGGATATGGCGATAGAGGCGGCAACGGGCGATCCTCGTTTTCCCACCCTGACCGCGGCTGAGATAGGCAGGATCAAGATAGAAATATCTGCGCTGTCGCCTTTAAAAAAGGTTGCGGGCTATAAAGATGTAAAAATACCCGGCGACGGCGTTGTGGTAAAATCGGGATCCCGCAGCGGTGTATTCCTGCCGCAGGTGGCGGATGAGACCGGATGGGGCAGGGACGAGTTTCTCTCGTATCTTTGCGCTCATAAAGCGGGTTTGCCGCCGTCTGCCTGGAAAGATCCGAAGACGGAGATTTACGTGTTTTCTGCGGAAGTTTTTGGAGAAAAGGAGGATGGGCGATGAAGAATAAAGGCTTGGTCATAGCGATAATAGCGGTGATAGCGGTGCTGGGCATCGTATTAATAGGAAGGTCCTGCGCCCGCCCGAATACGGCGAAAAAGACAGGCGTCCCGGCTAATGTTAATACTCCAAAGGCGGCTCCTGTCGCATCCGTAGCTAAAACATTTTCCAAAGGCATGGGCGGACTGACCGTAAAAGTTAAAAATTCCACTAATAAGCCCCAGTATATTAAGATGAAGGCTTTCATGGTCGAGAGTGGTAATTCCAGTGTATTCGCCGCCGCGTTTGGCACCGAGCGCATGCAGATATTGCCTGCGGGCACATATGATATCGAAATAGACACAATACCCGCTAAAATATATAAGAATATATCCGTAAATAACGGTAAGGAGACGGTAAAAGATCTCGGTACAATAAGCGGGTCTATCAATGTGAAAGCGTTAAATTCAAAGAAGAGGGATGCGTCCGTACTGTCGAAGGTTCTGTGCGCCAAAACCGGGCTGATAGTTACTACTCTGCCTGCCAACCGTCCTACGGAGATAATGCCCGGAGTTTATGATGTAGAGATAGACACATTGCCCCGCCAGGTAAAGAAAGATATAAAGGTGTCTGCCGGACAAGAAACGGTTATAGATCTTGGTATTGTTTCGGGCTCGCTTTTAGTTAAAGCTATTGACGCAAACGGTAAAGAGGCGCGTCTTAATGTTCGTATAAAAAATCCATCGAACAATCAGTTCGTTACCTCATCATTCACGAACAAGGCTATTGAGGTAGGCCCCGGTGCATATGACGTTGAAGTGTTGTCCTCTCCGGCGCAGGTAAAGAATGGGGTAAAAATTAACCCGGGTGAGGAGACGATCATCGAAATAGCAGTCCAGACTCAGTCTTTACCAGAACCGGCCGTTGCCGCAAAAAAGAAGAAATGAGTAGATTCTTTGTTCCTCCCGAGGCGGTAAAAGGAAGCAGTATAGTTATCGGAGGTAAAGAGGCGCACCACATCCTCGACGTGATGCGCCTGAAGGTGTCCGATACTGTCGTTACATTCGACGGCACGGGCAAAGAGTATAAAGGCGTGATACGGGAGGTATCCCGCAATTCGCTTACCGTAGAAATAAAAGATGTTCGCATTCCCGCCGGCGGCGAGTCAGGCCGCATAACGCTTCTGCAGGCTATGCCCAAGAAAGAGAAGATGGACTATATCGTCGAAAAGGCGACGGAGCTGGGGGTTCATGCAATAGTGCCGGTCATTACCGCGAGGACGATACCGGATTGGAGCGAATCCAAGAAGAAGGCGCAGTCTGAAAGGTGGGCCAAGATAGCCAGAGAAGCGGCAAAGCAATGCTCCCGGCTGGATATACCGACTATAGCACCGATATCGGATTTTGCGGACTCGATAAAGACATATGCCGATTTTGACATGAAGATGATAGCCGTTTTAAACGATGAGACCGTATCTGTAAAAAGCGCAATGGCCGGTTTTACTACCGGCAAGATCGCGATCGCGATAGGCCCGGAAGGTGATTTTACGGCGGAAGAAGTCTCGATGGCCAAGGATTGCGGCTTTAAGCCTATAAGTTTGGGCTCCAGGGTACTTAAAAGCGACACGGCGGGACTTGCCTTACTGGCAATTTTAAATTATGAACTCTCAAATTAACGAAAAAAAGAGATTTTACATACATACCCTTGGCTGTAAGGTCAATCAGTATGAATCGCAGGCCATGAGGGAGATACTCCTGGGCGCCGGTTTTACGGAGTGTCTCTCCAAAGATATGGCGGATATATACATAATCAATACATGCACTGTAACCCAGCACGCCGACCGGGAGTCGCGTTATCTGGCCGGTATGTTCCACAGGACCAATCCCTTGGCCAAGATCGTGGTGACGGGTTGTTATGTGGAGCGCAATGCGGACGAGATATCATCCTTGCCGGGCGTTTCGCATATAGTAAAGAACGATAAGAAAAACCGCATCGTCGATATACTGAATGACCTCGGAGGTGCGACCTCGGAGGTCGAACGCGGTTCGCATCTCACGGTTACCGGGTTCAAGGGCCACACGAAGGCTTTTGTCAAGATCCAGGATGGTTGCGAAAACAGGTGTTCGTATTGCAAAGTGCCGCTGGTAAGGGGCGTCCTTAAATCCAAACCGATCGACGTTATAGTTAAAGAAGTGGCCGGGCTTGTCGCGAACGGTTTTAAAGAGATTGTGCTTACCGGGATCTGTCTCGGGGCCTGGGGCAGGGACATATTTCCACCGGAGATATCCAATAGCGTAGGATTAAAGGCGCCGGATCTGACGGACGTATTAAAAGCTCTGGAGCGCATCAGCGGCAACTTCCGGATCCGTATCAGTTCCATAGAGATGAAGTACGTTACGGACGAAATGATAGCGTTCATAGCTGGCAGTAAAAAAGTATGCAGGCATTTGCACATACCTCTGCAATCCGGCGATGACGAAATACTTAAGCGTATGAACAGGCCGTATACATGCGCTCAATACCTTGGGCTTATAGAAAAGCTGAAGCATTCCATAAAAGATATAGCGATATCTACGGATGTGATGGTTGCGTTCCCGGGCGAGACGGACGCGAATTTCATCAATACCATGAATTTTCTGAAAGCGGTCTCGCCGGCCAGGACGCATATTTTTACCTACAGTAAGCG includes the following:
- a CDS encoding winged helix-turn-helix domain-containing protein, whose product is MITEIGITAGDIWHYLDENGKSSLSQIVKGIDTEKERLLMSIGWLAREGHVIVEKAGQDYQIYLRR
- a CDS encoding 16S rRNA (uracil(1498)-N(3))-methyltransferase, yielding MSRFFVPPEAVKGSSIVIGGKEAHHILDVMRLKVSDTVVTFDGTGKEYKGVIREVSRNSLTVEIKDVRIPAGGESGRITLLQAMPKKEKMDYIVEKATELGVHAIVPVITARTIPDWSESKKKAQSERWAKIAREAAKQCSRLDIPTIAPISDFADSIKTYADFDMKMIAVLNDETVSVKSAMAGFTTGKIAIAIGPEGDFTAEEVSMAKDCGFKPISLGSRVLKSDTAGLALLAILNYELSN
- a CDS encoding divalent-cation tolerance protein CutA, producing the protein MSRDFCIILAQCASQKEADAIRSALLKGRLAACVNILKGVDSRFWWNGKVDRAKEVLLMAKSRRTNFNRIAKEIKRLHSYDVPEIIAIPIIAGSGDYLGWIRKNTKA
- the amrB gene encoding AmmeMemoRadiSam system protein B, with the protein product MKLFFVLALLFLTSTVFAEDMKKSDLAGTWYPADKAELADLLGSYLDSAKPIKIEGQVLAIISPHAGYQFSGPVAAYGFKVVNAGSIKTVIVIGFSHRRRFDGISVYAKGGWSTPLGDIAIDEKLAAQIVSKNKRLRFEPGLFDEENSVEMQMPFIELAFKGARVVPVAFGTQDYGDAEILADALATVLKDRNDVLIVASTDLSHFHPYQDANAIDKNLIKILEEMKARKLYDAAIMGECELCGMMPVTATLLTAEKLGVGDIEVLKYANSGDTFGDKKQVVGYLSAAIYKKGTRDTDNGQRQAGKTMLNDAQRKRLLQIARESIIGYVKNGKRMEFAEDDPVLNKEMGAFVTLHEGGQLRGCIGNMSGQGALYKTVADMAIEAATGDPRFPTLTAAEIGRIKIEISALSPLKKVAGYKDVKIPGDGVVVKSGSRSGVFLPQVADETGWGRDEFLSYLCAHKAGLPPSAWKDPKTEIYVFSAEVFGEKEDGR
- a CDS encoding MotA/TolQ/ExbB proton channel family protein; this encodes MWDLINKGGPMMYLIILASILALGVVIDRIYNLRKAKIDADKFMDGVTAVLKRNKVIEAIEMCNKTPGPIAHIIKAGILKHDRSKPEIKEAVEEAAGLEIPRLEKHLPILATIAHIAPLLGLLGTVTGMIKSFQVIQAKALVLAPVNPGDLAGGIWEALLATVAGLAVAIPTYVAYNYLTSQVDTLVYDMERSATDLVNLLSSRRDTYEV
- the mtaB gene encoding tRNA (N(6)-L-threonylcarbamoyladenosine(37)-C(2))-methylthiotransferase MtaB, producing the protein MNSQINEKKRFYIHTLGCKVNQYESQAMREILLGAGFTECLSKDMADIYIINTCTVTQHADRESRYLAGMFHRTNPLAKIVVTGCYVERNADEISSLPGVSHIVKNDKKNRIVDILNDLGGATSEVERGSHLTVTGFKGHTKAFVKIQDGCENRCSYCKVPLVRGVLKSKPIDVIVKEVAGLVANGFKEIVLTGICLGAWGRDIFPPEISNSVGLKAPDLTDVLKALERISGNFRIRISSIEMKYVTDEMIAFIAGSKKVCRHLHIPLQSGDDEILKRMNRPYTCAQYLGLIEKLKHSIKDIAISTDVMVAFPGETDANFINTMNFLKAVSPARTHIFTYSKRDGTSAAAFDGEVNEVLARKRYYNLRTIAIMLSYIYRAKFIGRTLDVLVESKRDRQTGLLSGYSDNYIKVMFAGDDGAMRTIAPVRIDEMSLVYTRGAYGPASDVKV
- a CDS encoding biopolymer transporter ExbD, whose amino-acid sequence is MKFKRRPKPEHGLIEMTPLINVFFLLFIFFAFTSSFIFQPGIKVNLPKAVTSEVVQQDSAVIVVTGDDKIYLNDREISHDELLSNLRLMAKENRPLLIKADNHASLGRIVEVWDMCRREGVSQANIATNR